The genomic DNA ATGAACTCCAGATTCACGCCATGCGATTCTGCCCAGGCCGCCATGACAGTCCCCGAGAACTCCGGACCATTGTCCATTCGCAACCTTTCGGGATAGCAGCCACGCTCTTCGGCGACCCGATCCAGCACCCTTACCACTCTTCCTGCTGGCATATTGGTATCGATTTCCACGGCCAAGGCCTCACGGTTGTAATCATCTACAGCGTTGAAAGTCCTGAAGACGCGACCGCTGTAAAGGGTGTCCCGCATGAAATCGATCGACCAGCAATGGTTTGGCGCAAGCGGCTGGGCCACTGCCGTCCGAGAGGCTTGCGGAAGCCGCTTCTTGGCCTTGCGCTTCAGGTTCATTTTCAAGAGGCAGTAAACCCTCCAAACCTTCTTGTGGTTCCAGGGCTTGCCCTGCTGTCGAAGGACGTTGAAAAGTTTACTGAAGCCCCATGTAGGCTTTTTCTCGGCCAGTTCAGTCAAGGCTGCGATGACATCGCTATCGTCCCGCGGGTGCGGCTTGTAGGCGTAGTAGCTCCTACTGATGCCCATGGCCGCGCAGGCCTTGCGCGAGCTCAGCTCAAACGCGTTGACCATGTGCGTGACAACTTCCTTGCGTTGAACTGGCCTCAGAGTTTTTTTTCGATTACATCCTTGAGCGCCATGTTTTCCAGGCTGAGGTCGGCGAACATCTGCTTGAGCTTACGGTTCTCCGCTTCGAGATCCTTCATCCGTTGGATATCGGATGCCTCCATGCCGCCATACTTTGACTTCCACTTGTAGTACGTGGCGCTGCTCACGCCGTGCTCGCGGCAGACATCGACGACAGTCCGTCCGCCTTCCACTGCCTTCAGGATCTTGACGATCTGGTACTCACTGAACTTCGATTTACGCATACAAAACTCCTGTCCCATTTTGGGCCAGAAGTCTCTACTTGGCAATGGACCTAGTTTACGGGGACTTTACACCCGCCATGACCAAATCCAAGGTTCTTTTTCCTTTACTATTGCTGGTCTTTATTGCCGCAACCACACCCGTTCCGGCTCAAAAAAACTCCTTTGTGGAGGGTTTGATTAAGGCTGCCGAGCAGGGGGATGTGGATGCGCGATTTTGTCTAAGATTCAGAATGATTCAGTCTGAGTCAGACTCCCGCTGCCTACCTGATGAAAGCTAGCCTGAAAAGGTGGGGCTGTCTGGACGGATATCCGATTGATGAAAGGATGTGTATTGGTTATGAAAAATTTTGAGACGATCAAGGATGCTTTGTTCACCTTTTTAATGGAGTCTGTATTTTGATGACGATCATCGCCATCATGCTTGCTTGCATCTTGTTTGTCATGCTGTTCGGTAAAGACAAATTCTTTTGCTTGGCCATTATCGCAGGAGGTCTGTTACTGCTTGCCATCGTGCTTGGAGTCGCGGCCATAATCCTGTATTTTGCCTACGAAATCATTGTCAACAAAAGCGCCCCATTCTCGATCAGCCAAGAGACCAAGGAACTGTTCTGGCTGTGCATCTTGGTTGTTGGTGGAATTTTCGCCATTTGCTTGTTTGTCAGAGTTAACTTTATGCGAATGCGAGAGAATGGCAAGCCGCACAGGTCACTGTACATCGTGATAATTTATGGCGTCATTGGCGGATTTGTATATTGCTATTACGATTTTTTAAACACATTGATTGGCAATAATATTATTGGCTTAGTTTTTGGTAATATCGCATGGGTGGCCTACATTTTTGGTGTCCCATTTCTGGCTGTAATAGTCGAGGCATACATAGACAAGCGGAACAATAAAAATTAAGGGGCTGTCCTAGCTAAACACTCCGCTTAGGCTTAGGATGGCATCATGTACCAGAGGACGCTCCTCCGGGCCGCATTGGCGGTCCGGAGGATTTTTCGATTCCACGAAATCACGCAGCGTATCAACCGGGGCCAGTACCCCGGCCCGCTCCTCCTCCTTCCGACCTTTCTTTTAGCCTCGCAACAGGCTGATATGACAATGAAATACTGCCTCACCTTAGTGTGCACACGCACCTTGGCAATCCCACTCTCCCGATGACGCCACGGACTTTCCCAGCCCAAAGGCCGGGTTGCGTTATTTTGAACATATGCTCATTTTACCACTTGACAAACGGCCACATGGTCGTATCATCACATGAACACATACTCATGGAAGGGAGGCGTGTTGGGCAGGCGGAAAAAAAAACGAATGGTCGAGTCGGCCCCCTGTGCGGTGTTCTACAAGCCGCAGGGGATTCCCATGCGGGACCTGGAGAGCCTGGTGCTCTCCGTGGAAGGCCTGGAGGCCCTCCGGCTCGTGGACGGCGAACGGATGCAGCAGGTCGTGGCGGCGGACAGGATGGGCGTATCGCGCCCGACCCTGAGCCGAATCCTCGGCGAGGCGCGAAACACGGTGGCCACGGCCCTGTTCGAGGGCAAGGCCATCCGGGTGGATGGCGGAGAATATCTGCTGTCCTCAGAGCCGTGCTGCAAACGCAAACGCAAACGGCGCTGCCAGATGACGGACGAAATGCCGGACGAAATGCCGGTGGAAATGCCGGATCAAGGCGCGCCGCACGGAAAAACCGGCCCTTTTGACGCCGAGGACCACAACACGGGAGAATGACAATGCCAAGAGGTGACAGTCAATCAGGCAACGGACCAAGGTGCGCGGGCGGTCGCGGACGCGGCATGGGCGGCGGCGGTGGTCGCGGCATGGGCGGCGGCGGTGGCCAGGGCGGCGGCCAGGGCGGCGGCCAGGGCGGCGGCGGTCGTGGTGTCGGCGGCGGCGGTCGCGGTGTTGGCGGCGGCGGTGGTCAGGGAATGGGCGGCGGCGGGCGCGGCAGCGGCCAGGGAATGAATCAGATTTCCCCGTCCCAGGCCGACAGGCCTGTGCAGCCCCTGAACGATATCCGGAGCGGACAGGAATTTGCCGGCATCCGCAGGCTGGCCGTCACCAGCGAGGGACCGGCCATGACCGACCGCGTTGACCCGCGCTTTGGCCGGGCTGCCGGGTTCGTGGTCGTGGATCTGGAAACCATGGAGACCTCCTATGTGGACAACGGGGCGTCCCAGGCCCTGGCCCAAGGGGCTGGAATCCAGGCTGCCGAGACCCTGGCCAACGCGGGAGTCCAGGCCGTGATCACCGGCTCTGTCGGCCCCAAGGCATTCACCGCCCTGTCGGCGGCAGGCATCAGGATCGGCCAGGGGGTCGAGAATGTCACCGTGGCCGAGGCGGTCAGGCTCTTCACCTCGGGCTCGGTTCCCTTTGCCGACACCCCGAACAGCCCGTCCGGGGTCAACAAGTGATATACGCCATTGCGAGCGGCAAGGGAGGCACGGGCAAAACCACCGTGGCCTCGTCGCTGGTCTCCCTGTGGGACCGTCCGGTCACTGCCGTGGACCTCGATGTGGAAGAGCCCAATCTGCACCTCTTCCTCAAGCCGAACATCCACAGAACCGACCCCGCCTACATCGAGATACCGGAAGCGGACGAATCCAAGTGCACCCTGTGCCGGATCTGCTCCACCCTGTGCCAGTTCAAGGCCATCACGGTCATGGGCGACACCCTGCTCATCTTCCCGGAAATGTGCCACGGCTGCGGCGGCTGCCTCGCCGTCTGCCCGGAAGGGGCGCTGACGCCCGGTCGGCGGCAGCTTGGCGAAATCTGCCACGGACAGGCGGGCGACGCCCGGTTCATCATGGGCAGGCTGCGCGTGGGCGAGGCCATGAGCCCGCCGCTCATGCGCCAGGTCAAGGCGCTCTTCGGCGACATCACTGCCAAAGACCCCCAGGCGGACATCATCGTGGACGCCCCGCCCGGCGTCAGTTGCCCGGCGGTCAGCGCGGTTATCGACGCGGATTGCATCGTGCTCGTCACCGAGCCGACCCCGTTCGGCTTCCATGACTTCAAACTCGCCTGGGAGGCGTTCTCGCCCTTTGGCATCCCCATGGGCGCGGTCATCAACCGGGCCGGGATCGGCGACGACACGGTCAAGCGGTTCTGCGAGGACAAGAACATCCCCATCTGGGCAGAAATCCCCTTTGACCGGGCCATTGCCGAGGCCTATTCGCGCGGCGAGGTGGTGGCCCAGGCCCTGGCCCCGCTCAAGGAGACCTTTCACCAGCTCCGCCGCGCCATGCGCCAGGCGGCCCAGACACGACAGGAGGCCGCGACATGCGCGAAATAGTCGTCATCAGCGGCAAGGGCGGCGCAGGCAAGACCTCCATCACCGGGGCCTTTGCCCACGTGGCCGAGAATGCCATTATCTGCGACCTGGATGTGGACGCCCCGGACCTGCACCTGCTCCTCGACCCGCGCCACAAGGTCGAGCACGAATTCCACTCCGGCAACGAGGCGGTCATCGACCCCGAGGCGTGCATCGGATGCGGCCAATGCGCCGAGCTGTGCCGCTTCGACGCCATTGCCGGACCGGATTGTAATCATCCGGGCATAGCCTACCGCGTCCTTCCTTTCCGTTGTGAGGGGTGCAAGGTCTGCGTGGAGCTCTGCCCGGCCAAGGCCATCGCCTTCCCGCAGCGACACTGCGGGCAGTGGTATGTCTCGGACACGCGCTTTGGCACCATGGTCCACGCCCAGCTCTTTCCGGGCGAGGAAAACTCCGGGCGGCTGGTCACCCTGCTCAAGCGCGAGGCCCGGACCATCGCCCAGAGCCAGGGCATCGACCTCGTCCTGTCCGACGGCGCGCCCGGCATCGGCTGCCCGGTGATCAGCTCCCTGGCCGGGACCGATCTGGCCGTACTTGTCACCGAACCCACGCCCTCGGGCATCCACGACCTGATGCGCGTGGCCGAGCTGTGCGACGGGTTCAAGGTCAAGGTCGGGGTGATCATCAACAAGTGGGATATCAACCCTGGACAGGCGGACGCCATCGAGTCGTACTGCACCGGCAAGGGGTACACGGTGATCAGCCGCTTCCCCCACGACCGGGCCGTGACCGACGCCATGGTCAACCGGCAGGTGCTGACCGAATACGACCACGGTCATCTTGCCGACACCCTCAAGGCGGCCTGGGCCGACACCCTGGCCTTGCTCGACGCGGGCAAGGGCACGTAGCGACAATTTTTGGCCCCGGACGCGGCTCGTCCGGGGCATTTTCAGCACAACGCACACAATAAACCTGTCAAGGAGACCTGGATATGAATACTCTCGTAGCCCTTCCCACTGCCAACCCCGGCGGCATGGACGCCTCTCTGGACGCCCACTTCGGCCACTGCGACCTGTACACTGTCGTGGAGATCGAGGACGGCAAGGTCAAGGATGTCCGCACCCTGCCCAACGTCCCGCACCAGCAGGGCGGCTGCATGGCCCCGGTCAACCACCTGGCCCAGAACAGCGTCAAGGTGCTCATCGCCGGCGGCATGGGCATGCGCCCGCTCATGGGCTTCAACCAGGTGGGCATCGATGTCTACCACGGCAACGGCATGGCCACTGTCTCGGCGGCCATCCAGGCCTTCATCGAAGACAAGCTGCCCCGCTTCACGCAGGAGTTCACCTGCGGCGGCGGCCAATAGGCAAGATCATGACGCGGGCGGTCTGTTCACACAGACCGCCCGCGTCACGCGACAGACACCGACACGGAGAAGAGCCATGCCCATCTATGACATCCGCTGCGACGCCTGCGGCTATGAAGGCGAGGTCATCGTGCTCAAGAGCGACGCCCCGGCACAATGCCCGGAATGCGCCAGCCAGCGCACCACCAGGATCATGTCCCCCACCAGTTCCTTGACCGGAAAAAGCGCATCACCGCTTCCCGGCCCAGGCGACACCGGCTGCTGCGGCTCCGCGCCCGGCCACTCGGGATGTGCCGGACCCGGCTCCTGTTGCGGCAGAAACGTCGGCTGACCACGAACGATCCCCGCAGTCGCGCCATCGCCGCGCCTGCGAGGCTGACAGGCCGCTCCAAGGCGACCACCACATTGCAACGCTCCCCCGGAGAGACACAGCCATGCTCATCGTCATCGCATCCACCCGCGCCCAGGAACTCGGCCCGTTCCTCGCCCCCCTGAAACGCATCAAGGGGTGCAATCTCGTCTTTGCCCCCACAGGGTCTGCCACCCTCGAAATCGTGCGCACCGGCGCGCCGTCCTTTGTCGTGATTGACGAAAAGCTGCCCGACTTGGATCCGCTCAAGCTCGTGACCGAGATCATGATGGTCAACGCCATGGTCAACACCGCCGTGGTCACGCCCCTGTCCGACGAGGAATTCCACGAAGCCAGCGAAGGGCTCGGCATCCTGGCCTCGATCCCGTCCGCCCCGACCGCGAGGGACGGCGAGCGGGTCGCGGAGATATTCTCGCGCTTCATGTAGATCACGGGACACGGGGGTCCGCCCCGCGCCCGCTCAACCGCATATGGAGGACTGCATGGAAAAGATTCTGATCATCGGTTGTCGCAACACCATGGACGACGTGTGCATTGGCTGCTCCCGGTGCATGGTCGCCTTCAACCGCAGGGAAGGGTATTTCGCACGCTACAAGGACATGGATGCCGAGCTCATCGGCATCCTCAACTGCGGCGGCTGCCCCGGCACGAGCATCGTCCAGCGGCTGGTGCAGGTCAAGCTGTGGAACCTCCCGCTGCATGAGCAGCCCACCAAGATCCATGTCGGCCCCTGCCTGGTGGACCACTGTCCCTACTACGACGACCTGGTCACCAAGATTCACGCCAAGGCCGGAATCGAGGTCATCGAGGGCGCGCATCCGTACATGCCCGCCACTGTTTTCGCCTGACAACCGGGGTGCGCCCCGCAGGGCGGACCCCCATCCGGCCATTCCCGACGGCTGTTCATGAGGCCGGGACTGCGCGAGCGGCGACACGGCCCTGACGCACACGCGAATGCGCCCGTCCCGCCACCGTTCACCCCGCGGCCCGCTTCGTGAACAGCCGGTTGACTCCCGCGCCGTCCCCTGCCCGATGATCCGCCTTGCCCCCGCCGCGCCGATGTGGTGAAATGCCCCCACACATCCACCCCCGGACCGAGGCATTAATGCACACGACATTCCGCATTTCCACAATCTGGCGGACCTTCCTGATCCTGACCCTGCTGACGCTGACCGCCGCGCCCGCCCTGGCCGCGGTGATCGTCACCACCAAGACCGAGCACTATCCGGTGAACGGCCTGACCCACAAGGAGATCGCCGAGAACCTCAAGCGCCAATCGCCCATCGTCATGGACGGACGCACCTTCCAGGCCCACACCCAGTCCAACATCCGCTACGAATTCTCCTGGACCAGGCGAAATGGCCGCTGCGCCATGAAGCAGGCCACGGTCTTCATCGACATCACCTACAAATATCCAAGGCTGGCTGAGACGCCGGACAATGAGACCCTGCGCTGGTGGCAGGGCCATCTGGACAAGCTCGCCGAGCACGAACAGGTCCACGGCAAATATGCCCTTGAGGCGGCCCACGAGCTGGATAAGGCCCTCAACAGCTTAAGCGACCTGGACTGCGCCACGGTCAAGGAGGTGGTCAAGGCCCTGGGCGACGCCACCCTGGAGTCCTTGCAGGAGCGCCAACGCACCTACGACGCCCTGACCGAGCACGGGTTGCAGCAGCACGAGTACACGGGCCAGTAGCCCCCATTTTCCAACGCCACACGAAAAGGGCGCCGGGAGTGATCTCCCGACGCCCTTGCCGATTCGTTTTCAGGCCCGATTATCCCAGAGGCTCGGCTTCCTTCAGATCCCAGATGCCGCAGGGGCAGCAGTTGGCGCAAAAGCCACAGGCTATGCACTTGTCCGCGTCCACCACGCGCTCAAACGCCCCGCCCTCAAGCTCCACCCGGCGGATGGCCGACTGGGGACAGACGGTCTCGCACAGGTAGCAGTCCCGGCAGGCGCCGCAGGACGAGCACTCGGACGCGCACTGCTTCATGTCGCTGAACTCGATGACACGCGGGTCGAAGTATTCAAGCGTCATGCGCGAGTAGTCGATCATCTGGCGGGTGTCGGACTGCGGACGGCGGTTGTTGAAGATGTCGTCAATGACCTCGGCGGCGCGGCGGCCATGGCCGATGGCGTGGGTCAGCAGGCCGGGGCGCACGAGATCGCCGATGGCAAAGGTCCGGGAATCCGTGGTCTGATAGTCGCTGTTGACCACCACATGGCCGCGGTCCAGCGCGATGGTGTCGGGCAGGAACCCCACGTCCGGCTGGTCGCCGATGGACATGATGACCGTGTTCGCCTCCAGCAGCTCGCCGGACTGGAGCAGCACGCCCTTGTCCGTGATCTCCTTGGTGAAACAGGGCCACTTGAAGCGCGCTCCGACCTCCTCGGCCTCCTTGCGCTCCTTGCCGAAGGAGGCGGGTTCCTGGATGTCGATGAGGGTGATGTCCTCGGCTCCGAGCCCGGCGGCCACGGTGGCCACATCGCAGCCCACGTTGCCCGCGCCGATGATGACCACCCGCCTGCCGGGCTTGGCCTCGCCCCGCTTGGCCTGCTTGAGGAAGGTCAGGGCCGGGATAATGCGCTCATGACCGGGCACCGGGATGATGCGCGGCTTCTGCGCGCCCACGGCCAGGATCACGAAGTCGAACTCCTCCCTGAGCCGGACGAAATCTTCCGCCTTCAGCTCCTGACGCAGGTGGACGTGGGGCAGCACCTCGGCAGCGCGCTTGATTTCCGCCTCTACCACTTCTCTGGGCACCCGGCTGTTGGGAATGGCCGAGGCGATCTTGCCGCCCAGGGTCTCGGCCATGTCGTAGACCACGGCCTCGTGCCCCTTCATACGGATCTGCCACGCCACCGAGATGCCCGCCGGACCGCCGCCGATGACGGCCACGCGCTTGCCGGACAGGGGCGGCAGCTTGGGAGCCGCGCTCTTGTACCCTTCACGACCGAGCTTGGTGATGTCCACCGAGGCCATGTCGCCGGTCTTGCGGGTACAGCCGTCCATGCACAGGTTCGGACACAGGTAGCCGCAGACCGTGGCCGGGAACGGCGTGTAGGCCAGGGCGAGGTCCATGGCCTCGTCCACCAGCCCGTCGCGCACCAACTGCCAGCGCTCCTGCACGGGCATGCCCGTGGGACAGCTGGACTGGCACGGGGCCATGTACTTGCGGTTCTCCCACACCGGCACCTTGCGCCGCAGGTCGCCATGGACAATGAGCGGGATGGGCGAACGGTCGAGGCTGGTCAGGTCGCCGATGAGGCCGCCCCGGCCAAGCTCCGCGTCCCAGACTCCGGCCCGGAACTCGCGCATGGACCGGCGCGCCTTGCCCTTTTTCTCAAAGGGCGTCCTGGCCCGGATGAGCTGCCACTCCTCGCGCCGGGTCAGTTTCTTGACCAACCGGGTGCGTTTGATCTTGTTGAGGAATTCTGAGATGTTGACGGTCAGCCACTCCCAGGAGGCGTCATCGATGGGTTCCATCAGGGCATCGGCCTGGGAGAATCCGTCGATAGGACCGCGCACGAAGATGCGGCCTCCGACCATGCCCACGCAGGGACGGTAGCCGAGCACGTTGGCCGGGTTCTGCGGCTCGTGGCCGCAGACCACCGCCGTGCCGCCGGCCATGAACTCGCCAAAGTAGTCGCCCACCGAGCCGAGCACCCAGAGTTCGGGCGGGGCAAAGCGCGGGTTGGTCTTGGTCATGGTCATGGCGCGCGCGCCGAGGTTGCCCGCGATACGCACCTTGCCCTGGGCCATGGCGTTGCACGCGCCGTTGCTGCCATTGCCGTGGACGATGATCTCCGCGCCCGCGTTGAGCCAGCCCACGTCGTCGGAGATGCCCCCCATGACCTCAATGGTGGTGCCTGGGAATCCCTTGGAGCCGATGCGCTGGCCCGGCGAACCGGTGATGGTGACGTGGATCGGCTCTTCCCTGGATATCCAGAGCCTGCCGCCGATGCCGTGCTGACCCACGGCCTCCACCTCGATCCGACGCGCGCCCTCGCGCACGGCGCGCTGGATGCGCTCCTCAAGGATGCGCGACTCGATGCGGACCCCGTCGTCGTGGCCGCTGATGCGATGTATTCTTTTTGCCATATTGATTACTCCCGTACTCCCTGGAGCCTAGATCACGTATTTGATGTCCAGGCGTTCGGCGGCGTCCTTGTCGCTGATGCCGAGGCCGTCGGACATGCCGATGGGCAGCGAGGTGGACCGGCCAAGGGGCGCGAACACCTTGCGCAGCTCGATGTCGAAGGCGAGGTAGAAATCCACCACCCTCTCGGCCACCTGCTCCGGGTCCAGGCGGCGGTAGATGCGCGGGTCCTGCGAGGTGATGCCCTTGGGGCAGACGCCGATGTTGCAGACGTTGCAGCGATCCTTCTCGCTGCCCACGCAGCCCGCGCCCGCCTGCATGACATACTTGCCGATCTGGACCATGCTCGCGCCCAGCATGATGAGCGCCGCAGCGTTGGCCGCCAGGTTGCCATGCTTGCCGATGCCTCCCCCCGCGATGAGCGGGATTTCGTTCTGCGCGCCCGCCTGGCACAGGGCCTTGTAGCAGTCGCGCAGGTTGGAGGCGATGGGATGGCCCATGTGGTTCATGGACACGTTGTAGGCCGCGCCCGTGCCGCCGTCCTCGCCGTCGATGGCCAGCCCGGCGGCATACGGGTTGCGCACCAGATTGTTGAGCACGGCCAGCGACGTGGAAGAGGCCGATATCTTGGGATAGACCGGCACCCGGAATCCCCAGGCCATGGACATGGACTGGATCATCTTGGCCACAGACTCCTCGATGGAATACTGGGTCTGGTGGGTGGGTGGGCTGGGCAGGCTGAC from Pseudodesulfovibrio aespoeensis Aspo-2 includes the following:
- a CDS encoding nucleotide-binding protein gives rise to the protein MIYAIASGKGGTGKTTVASSLVSLWDRPVTAVDLDVEEPNLHLFLKPNIHRTDPAYIEIPEADESKCTLCRICSTLCQFKAITVMGDTLLIFPEMCHGCGGCLAVCPEGALTPGRRQLGEICHGQAGDARFIMGRLRVGEAMSPPLMRQVKALFGDITAKDPQADIIVDAPPGVSCPAVSAVIDADCIVLVTEPTPFGFHDFKLAWEAFSPFGIPMGAVINRAGIGDDTVKRFCEDKNIPIWAEIPFDRAIAEAYSRGEVVAQALAPLKETFHQLRRAMRQAAQTRQEAATCAK
- a CDS encoding FmdB family zinc ribbon protein, encoding MPIYDIRCDACGYEGEVIVLKSDAPAQCPECASQRTTRIMSPTSSLTGKSASPLPGPGDTGCCGSAPGHSGCAGPGSCCGRNVG
- a CDS encoding ATP-binding protein, whose amino-acid sequence is MREIVVISGKGGAGKTSITGAFAHVAENAIICDLDVDAPDLHLLLDPRHKVEHEFHSGNEAVIDPEACIGCGQCAELCRFDAIAGPDCNHPGIAYRVLPFRCEGCKVCVELCPAKAIAFPQRHCGQWYVSDTRFGTMVHAQLFPGEENSGRLVTLLKREARTIAQSQGIDLVLSDGAPGIGCPVISSLAGTDLAVLVTEPTPSGIHDLMRVAELCDGFKVKVGVIINKWDINPGQADAIESYCTGKGYTVISRFPHDRAVTDAMVNRQVLTEYDHGHLADTLKAAWADTLALLDAGKGT
- a CDS encoding NifB/NifX family molybdenum-iron cluster-binding protein, whose translation is MPRGDSQSGNGPRCAGGRGRGMGGGGGRGMGGGGGQGGGQGGGQGGGGRGVGGGGRGVGGGGGQGMGGGGRGSGQGMNQISPSQADRPVQPLNDIRSGQEFAGIRRLAVTSEGPAMTDRVDPRFGRAAGFVVVDLETMETSYVDNGASQALAQGAGIQAAETLANAGVQAVITGSVGPKAFTALSAAGIRIGQGVENVTVAEAVRLFTSGSVPFADTPNSPSGVNK
- a CDS encoding DUF134 domain-containing protein; its protein translation is MLGRRKKKRMVESAPCAVFYKPQGIPMRDLESLVLSVEGLEALRLVDGERMQQVVAADRMGVSRPTLSRILGEARNTVATALFEGKAIRVDGGEYLLSSEPCCKRKRKRRCQMTDEMPDEMPVEMPDQGAPHGKTGPFDAEDHNTGE
- a CDS encoding NifB/NifX family molybdenum-iron cluster-binding protein, which translates into the protein MNTLVALPTANPGGMDASLDAHFGHCDLYTVVEIEDGKVKDVRTLPNVPHQQGGCMAPVNHLAQNSVKVLIAGGMGMRPLMGFNQVGIDVYHGNGMATVSAAIQAFIEDKLPRFTQEFTCGGGQ
- a CDS encoding CGGC domain-containing protein, which translates into the protein MEKILIIGCRNTMDDVCIGCSRCMVAFNRREGYFARYKDMDAELIGILNCGGCPGTSIVQRLVQVKLWNLPLHEQPTKIHVGPCLVDHCPYYDDLVTKIHAKAGIEVIEGAHPYMPATVFA
- a CDS encoding FAD-dependent oxidoreductase; this translates as MAKRIHRISGHDDGVRIESRILEERIQRAVREGARRIEVEAVGQHGIGGRLWISREEPIHVTITGSPGQRIGSKGFPGTTIEVMGGISDDVGWLNAGAEIIVHGNGSNGACNAMAQGKVRIAGNLGARAMTMTKTNPRFAPPELWVLGSVGDYFGEFMAGGTAVVCGHEPQNPANVLGYRPCVGMVGGRIFVRGPIDGFSQADALMEPIDDASWEWLTVNISEFLNKIKRTRLVKKLTRREEWQLIRARTPFEKKGKARRSMREFRAGVWDAELGRGGLIGDLTSLDRSPIPLIVHGDLRRKVPVWENRKYMAPCQSSCPTGMPVQERWQLVRDGLVDEAMDLALAYTPFPATVCGYLCPNLCMDGCTRKTGDMASVDITKLGREGYKSAAPKLPPLSGKRVAVIGGGPAGISVAWQIRMKGHEAVVYDMAETLGGKIASAIPNSRVPREVVEAEIKRAAEVLPHVHLRQELKAEDFVRLREEFDFVILAVGAQKPRIIPVPGHERIIPALTFLKQAKRGEAKPGRRVVIIGAGNVGCDVATVAAGLGAEDITLIDIQEPASFGKERKEAEEVGARFKWPCFTKEITDKGVLLQSGELLEANTVIMSIGDQPDVGFLPDTIALDRGHVVVNSDYQTTDSRTFAIGDLVRPGLLTHAIGHGRRAAEVIDDIFNNRRPQSDTRQMIDYSRMTLEYFDPRVIEFSDMKQCASECSSCGACRDCYLCETVCPQSAIRRVELEGGAFERVVDADKCIACGFCANCCPCGIWDLKEAEPLG
- a CDS encoding DUF922 domain-containing Zn-dependent protease, which gives rise to MHTTFRISTIWRTFLILTLLTLTAAPALAAVIVTTKTEHYPVNGLTHKEIAENLKRQSPIVMDGRTFQAHTQSNIRYEFSWTRRNGRCAMKQATVFIDITYKYPRLAETPDNETLRWWQGHLDKLAEHEQVHGKYALEAAHELDKALNSLSDLDCATVKEVVKALGDATLESLQERQRTYDALTEHGLQQHEYTGQ